A window from Citrus sinensis cultivar Valencia sweet orange chromosome 3, DVS_A1.0, whole genome shotgun sequence encodes these proteins:
- the LOC102609110 gene encoding uncharacterized protein LOC102609110, whose translation MIQLLFLVLFAEGALAFLLLVKIGPLRELVIKSLDQLKMGKGPATVKTIAGTMFVILLSSLMSIVKIQNKGAKLGTMSPMDQVLWRTHLLEASLIGFTLFLGFIIDRMHHYLTKLIRLRSNAGSSKEEVEQLQKEKMQLKDKEEKASKDLKRLQEEISTLSVNLKKLKSECEQKDKQIETADAHVIALQKQSADLLLEYDRLLEDNQNLQKQAQGYKS comes from the exons ATGATTCAATTGTTGTTCTTGGTTCTTTTCGCTGAGGGTGCTTTGGCTTTTCTTCTATTAGTAAAGATTGGGCCGTTGAGGGAACTTGTGATTAAGAGTTTGGATCAGCTGAAAATGGGGAAGGGTCCAGCTACTGTTAAAACTATTGCTGGCACCATGTTTGTTATTCTCTTATCAAGTCTTATGAGCATTGTCAAGATCCAAAACAAAGGTGCAAAGCTTGGTACCATGTCTCCTATGGATCAAGTTCTATGGAGGACTCACTTGCTTGAGGCTTCACTCATTG GCTTTACCCTATTTCTTGGATTCATAATTGATCGCATGCATCATTATCTTACTAAGCTTATTCGGCTAAGGAGTAATGCTGGATCCTCAAAAGAGGAAGTGGAACAgcttcaaaaagaaaaaatgcaaCTTAAAGACAAGGAAGAGAAGGCTTCCAAGGATTTGAAGCGGCTGCAAGAAGAGATTTCAACTCTATCTGTGAATTTGAAGAAGCTAAAGTCAGAATGTGAACAGAAGGACAAGCAGATTGAAACCGCTGATGCTCATGTGATCGCCCTTCAGAAACAATCTGCAGATCTACTACTTGAATATGATCGCTTACTAGAAGACAACCAAAACCTTCAGAAGCAAGCTCAAGGATACAAGAGTTGA
- the LOC102631060 gene encoding dolichol-phosphate mannose synthase subunit 3 — MKHVVKILTLLVAITALWFGLLQTSVIPRSHTGLLPIYFIVSLGCYGLLMVGIGLMYFPTCPQEALLLQQDIKEAKEYLERKGIDVSE, encoded by the exons aTGAAGCATGTTGTAAAGATCTTGACTCTCTTGGTGGCCATAACTGCACTCTGGTTTGGTCTCTTGCAGACATCTGTCATCCCACGTAGCCATACAGGGTTG CTGCCTATCTATTTTATTGTGTCTCTGGGATGCTATGGTTTATTGATGGTTGGAATTGGTCTGATGTATTTTCCAACATGTCCACAAGAAGCACTATTGTTGCAGCAG gaCATAAAAGAGGCAAAGGAGTACCTGGAGCGAAAAGGGATTGATGTTTCTGAGTAA
- the LOC102607650 gene encoding uncharacterized protein LOC102607650 — protein sequence MSTQAARAPVRGYRRRKAVLDLNAPPCESRDREGTSIEIRSEEVQASQQQQSIPPAPIDVEAIDDDVIESSPRAFAEAKNNSRRNRGRAIVVDVDSGRTTGLTHSNRNKRRRVPTNPPIINYINLESTSNLMRENAGKPPPPPPPPKEPTFTCPICMGPLVEEMSTKCGHIFCKACIKSAIATQNKCPTCRKKVTVRELIRVFLPATS from the exons ATGAGCACTCAGGCGGCAAGGGCCCCTGTAAGAGGGTATCGACGGAGGAAGGCTGTGTTGGATCTTAATGCACCACCATGTGAAAGCAGAGATCGTGAGGGTACTTCGATTGAGATCAGGTCCGAGGAAGTGCAAGCTAGCCAACAACAGCAGTCCATACCACCTGCCCCAATTGATGTTGAGGctattgatgatgatgttattGAATCATCTCCAAGGGCTTTTGCTGAA GCTAAAAATAATTCTAGAAGGAATCGTGGAAGGGCTATTGTAGTTGATGTAGATTCAG GGCGAACAACTGGCTTGACTCATAGCAATCGCAACAAGCGCAGAAGGGTTCCAACTAACCCACCAATTATCAATTACATAAATTTGGAAAGCACCAGCAACTTGATG AGAGAGAATGCTGGAAAGCCCCCACCGCCTCCACCTCCTCCAAAGGAgcctactttcacttgcccaaTTTGTATGGGACCATTAGTTGAGGAGATGTCAACGAAATGTGGTCACATCTTCTGCAAAGCATGTATTAAGTCTGCGATAGCAACTCAGAACAAATGCCCAACATGTAGGAAAAAAGTTACAGTGAGAGAACTCATCAGAGTCTTCCTTCCAGCAACCAGTTGA
- the LOC102607063 gene encoding uncharacterized protein LOC102607063: MGVLRESWCFCKGVSKTERMKAAIFSGKGLAMARISVAASAVSGTGFLIHRNLLLTTHVNLPSVAAAETAEIRLQNGVAAALVPHRFFITSSVLDLTIVGLDSADGDSNAPGQQPHHLKTCSKPNLDLGSIVYLLGYMEEKELMVGEGKVAIATDNLIKLSTDGIIWSPGSAGFDVQGNLAFMICDPMKLATSPNTKSSSTSSSSSSSWKKDSSMQFGIPIPIICDWLNQHWEGNLDELTKPKLPIIRLMSTGQKSEHSCASFTMRQVFKSTDDGNERTPSSSNIFSKARDQTGPGCSAGVSIREEETLSMDPHATHVQGIPTPEIYESPKLTSVPIQKKASSQIQLLDINFPPRVAKPMVSLKPLKRLSLNSDDNCDNEPHPDSPPREEDEIKDRGLISPNAEAENADIASTGSVNGVQSEVQSSSSPVEVLGMYNGYSSEGETTMYSAETAESRNYTIPREGKFQQVGRSQSCVGYNRWGDVQRNSMPRQTLTEKQSSLIHGKKMYSQGATSQRSNDHYFSPTVSSIMKKRNNSEQPRPSKPRPSAVHSSPRWMF; this comes from the exons atgggAGTGTTGAGAGAGTCGTGGTGTTTCTGCAAGGGGGTCTCCAAAACTGAGAGAATGAAAGCCGCCATTTTCTCTGGCAAGGGTCTGGCGATGGCCAGAATCTCCGTTGCCGCAAGTGCGGTTTCCGGTACCGGTTTCTTGATCCACCGGAATCTTCTTTTGACCACTCATGTGAATCTTCCGTCTGTTGCTGCTGCGGAGACTGCCGAGATCCGACTCCAAAACGGCGTCGCTGCAGCTCTCGTTCCTCACAG GTTCTTTATCACCAGCTCTGTCCTAGATCTTACAATAGTTGGTTTGGATTCTGCTGATGGCGACTCAAATGCCCCTGGTCAGCAGCCTCATCACTTGAAGACATGTTCTAAACCAAACCTGGATCTGGGAAGCATTGTTTACCTGCTAGGCTACATGgaggaaaaagaattaatgGTTGGTGAAGGAAAGGTAGCAATAGCTACAGATAATCTCATAAAACTATCTACTGATGGAATAATATGGAGTCCTGGATCTGCTGGATTTGATGTTCAAGGAAATCTGGCATTCATGATTTGTGATCCTATGAAACTGGCAACATCGCCTAATACAAAGTCCTCTTCAACTTCATCGTCTTCCTCATCATCATGGAAGAAGGACTCTTCTATGCAGTTTGGTATTCCGATACCCATAATCTGTGATTGGTTGAATCAGCACTGGGAAGGCAACCTTGATGAACTAACAAAACCCAAGCTACCAATTATTAGATTGATGTCCACAGGCCAGAAGAGTGAACATTCTTGTGCTTCATTCACAATGAGACAGGTATTTAAGTCAACAGATGACGGTAATGAAAGAACACCGTCTTCATCAAATATATTCTCAAAAGCCAGGGATCAAACTGGACCAGGCTGTTCTGCTGGGGTAAGTATTCGTGAAGAAGAAACCCTAAGCATGGATCCACATGCTACCCATGTGCAGGGAATCCCAACTCCAGAAATATATGAATCACCAAAGCTGACTTCAGTACCTATTCAGAAGAAAGCGAGCAGCCAAATCCAGCTTTTAGATATTAACTTCCCTCCGAGGGTTGCCAAACCTATGGTTTCATTAAAGCCACTCAAACGATTGTCGCTTAACTCGGATGATAATTGTGACAATGAACCTCATCCAGATAGTCCACCAAGAGAAGAGGACGAAATCAAAGATAGGGGACTGATCAGTCCCAATGCAGAAGCTGAAAATGCTGATATTGCCTCAACAGGTTCTGTGAATGGTGTCCAAAGCGAGGTCCAGTCAAGTTCATCTCCAGTAGAAGTTTTGGGAATGTACAATGGCTATAGCAGTGAAGGGGAGACAACAATGTACTCAGCAGAAACTGCTGAGAGCCGAAACTATACAATTCCTAGAGAAGGAAAGTTTCAGCAAGTGGGAAGAAGCCAAAGTTGCGTGGGTTACAATAGATGGGGTGATGTTCAAAGGAACAGTATGCCTCGCCAGACATTGACAGAAAAGCAGAGCAGCTTAATCCATGGGAAGAAGATGTACTCACAAGGGGCAACTTCTCAAAGGAGTAATGATCACTACTTCAGCCCCACAGTTTCCTCAATCATGAAGAAGCGGAACAACTCAGAGCAGCCAAGACCTAGTAAACCACGACCAAGTGCTGTTCATTCATCTCCGAGATGGATGTTTTGA
- the LOC102609572 gene encoding putative pentatricopeptide repeat-containing protein At3g25060, mitochondrial translates to MCFLKNPKHLKALFLAAKDKRTLIKIHALMIKTNLSAYGNSVGRIIALYGGKNDIVSARKLFEELPLRGVDTYNAIIIAYSRKESPFEVLGLYNQMIKEDVRPDSSTFTVALKACVSLMDLKMGEEIWRKAVELGYGNDVFVGSSMLNLYVKCGKMNEAMVAFEKMQRKDLVCWSSMINGLVFNGQPREAVDAYKRMKKEGIDADEVVMMGLIQACADLGDSRFGLSVHGYSIRRHLNLDVKVQTSLVDMYAKTGHLDLASHVFKNMSRINIVTWGALISGFAQNGLAGSTLELLMEMQSCGFEPDSVSLISALLACAQIGFLKLGKSIHGYTVRRFDFNQVLGTSVIDMYSKCGVPSCARALFDQMQSRDLISWNVIIASYGIHGHGEEALSLFLQMIETKVKPDHSTFASLLSALSHSGLVEEGRYWFDLMVSKYKIQPTENHYACMVDLLARAGEVEEALKIVDSMSTEPGLAVWVALLSGCHNHKKFSIGEKVAKKVLKLNPDDLGIHALVSNFFAMEQKWEEVAGVRKTMRKSGMKKVPGYSVVEVNGELHAFIMEDKSHNQYEDIAYVLKKLYLEMRAIRYLPNIELCMI, encoded by the coding sequence ATGTGCTTTCTCAAAAATCCAAAGCACCTAAAAGCCCTTTTCTTAGCTGCTAAAGATAAAAGAACCCTAATCAAAATCCACGCTTTGATGATTAAGACTAACCTCTCCGCATATGGAAACTCCGTCGGCCGAATCATAGCATTATACGGTGGTAAGAACGATATTGTGTCGGCCCGAAAACTGTTTGAAGAATTGCCTCTGAGAGGTGTAGACACCTACAATGCCATAATCATTGCGTATTCTCGTAAAGAATCTCCATTTGAAGTTTTGGGCCTTTATaatcaaatgataaaagaagaCGTAAGACCTGATAGCTCCACATTTACAGTTGCACTAAAGGCTTGCGTGAGCTTGATGGACTTGAAAATGGGGGAGGAAATATGGCGTAAAGCAGTGGAGCTTGGTTATGGAAATGATGTGTTTGTTGGATCGTCTATGTTGAATTTGTATGTGAAGTGTGGGAAAATGAATGAGGCTATGGTTGCGTTTGAGAAGATGCAAAGGAAAGACCTCGTTTGTTGGAGTTCTATGATAAATGGGCTCGTGTTTAACGGACAACCTCGTGAAGCCGTTGATGCTTATAAAAGGATGAAAAAGGAGGGGATTGATGCAGATGAGGTTGTGATGATGGGGTTGATTCAGGCTTGTGCTGATCTTGGGGACTCGAGATTTGGGCTCTCAGTTCACGGGTATAGTATTAGGAGACATCTCAATTTGGACGTCAAGGTTCAAACAAGCCTTGTAGATATGTATGCTAAGACGGGGCATTTGGATCTTGCTTCTCATGTATTCAAAAATATGTCCCGTATTAACATCGTCACCTGGGGTGCACTAATTTCTGGCTTTGCTCAAAATGGTTTAGCGGGAAGTACACTTGAATTATTGATGGAGATGCAGAGTTGTGGGTTTGAACCAGATTCAGTATCCCTCATAAGTGCACTTTTGGCATGTGCACAAATTGGTTTTTTGAAATTGGGCAAGTCCATTCATGGATATACTGTGAGGAggtttgattttaatcaagttttaggtacttCTGTAATTGACATGTATTCAAAATGTGGAGTGCCTTCTTGTGCACGTGCCCTTTTCGATCAGATGCAATCCAGGGACTTAATCTCTTGGAATGTAATCATTGCTAGCTATGGGATCCATGGACATGGGGAGGAAGCGCTATCTCTCTTCCTCCAGATGATAGAAACAAAGGTAAAACCAGACCATTCTACTTTTGCTTCACTTCTCTCAGCTCTTAGTCACTCAGGATTAGTGGAAGAAGGTCGATACTGGTTTGATCTCATGGTCAGCAAATATAAGATTCAACCAACTGAGAACCACTATGCTTGTATGGTTGATCTTTTGGCTCGTGCAGGAGAAGTAGAAGAAGCACTAAAGATTGTAGATTCCATGAGTACTGAACCTGGACTTGCTGTCTGGGTTGCTCTCTTGTCAGGCTGCCATAACCATAAGAAGTTTTCAATTGGAGAGAAGGTGGCAAAGAAGGTCCTTAAGCTAAATCCTGATGACTTGGGCATTCATGCTTTGGTTTCAAACTTCTTTGCCATGGAACAGAAGTGGGAAGAAGTTGCTGGTGTAAGAAAGACAATGAGAAAGAGTGGGATGAAGAAAGTGCCTGGCTATAGTGTAGTCGAAGTGAATGGGGAGCTCCATGCATTTATTATGGAAGATAAGAGCCATAATCAGTATGAAGATATTGCGTACGTTCTAAAGAAGTTGTACTTAGAGATGAGAGCTATAAGGTATCTTCCGAATATTGAACTTTGCATGATCTGA
- the LOC102608817 gene encoding RPM1-interacting protein 4 isoform X2, which yields MAQRSHVPKFGNWENEDNVPYTMYFDKARKGRTGGTMINPNDPQENPDLFSDYEAQAPAPPSKIKAEPEKPLGQEAVRTTYERWRNKEGGDLRQSRDSPARHDDMSCRAATESAHQRGGRVASSGETYKKPVRNSIGSDNSLERSPMHNQARNPRRGSLDSSSPSWEGKSVYTNSHGTPGRSRMRPNPRVDESPDKGAAVPKFGDWDENNPSSADGYTHIFNQVREERNSAGRAGMQSPSTQRNYQRPTNNDGVKSCCFPWGKK from the exons ATGGCA CAACGTTCACATGTACCGAAGTTTGGAAACTgggaaaatgaagataatgTTCCTTACACAATGTATTTTGACAAGGCCAGGAAGGGTCGGACTGGGGGGACGATGATTAATCCAAATGACCCACAGGAGAACCCGGACTTATTTTCTGATTATGAAGCTCAAGCTCCAGCTCCTCCTTCCAAGATCAAAGCTGAACCAGAGAAGCCTCTGGGACAAGAAGCAGTTAGAACAACTTATGAAAGATGGAGGAACAAAGAGGGTGGTGATCTCAGGCAGTCCAGAGACTCGCCAGCACGTCATGATGACATGAGCTGCAGAGCTGCCACCGAGTCTGCTCATCAACGAGGAGGTCGTGTAGCAAGTTCTGGTGAAACATACAAGAAGCCTGTAAGAAACAGTATAGGTTCAGACAACAGTCTTGAACGCTCCCCTATGCATAATCAGGCTAGGAACCCCAGAAGAGGTAGTCTGGATTCATCCTCTCCTTCATGGGAAGGAAAGAGTGTGTATACAAATAGCCATGGTACTCCTGGAAGATCTCGAATGAGGCCAAATCCAAGAGTCGATGAAAGC CCTGATAAAGGGGCTGCAGTTCCTAAATTTGGGGATTGGGATGAGAATAACCCTTCATCAGCTGATGGTTACACTCACATTTTTAACCAAGTGCGAGAGGAGAGAAACAGTGCAGGAAGAGCAGGCATGCAAAGTCCTTCCACGCAGAGAAACTATCAGAGGCCAACTAATAATGACGGTGTCAAG AGTTGTTGCTTTCCTTGGGGCAAGAAATAA
- the LOC102608817 gene encoding RPM1-interacting protein 4 isoform X1, whose protein sequence is MAQRSHVPKFGNWENEDNVPYTMYFDKARKGRTGGTMINPNDPQENPDLFSDYEAQAPAPPSKIKAEPEKPLGQEAVRTTYERWRNKEGGDLRQSRDSPARHDDMSCRAATESAHQRGGRVASSGETYKKPVRNSIGSDNSLERSPMHNQARNPRRGSLDSSSPSWEGKSVYTNSHGTPGRSRMRPNPRVDESPDGGAAFPKFSDWDKNTASADGYNHIFKKLRDERRIGSSWSFAENVALRTTPDLEVPDKGAAVPKFGDWDENNPSSADGYTHIFNQVREERNSAGRAGMQSPSTQRNYQRPTNNDGVKSCCFPWGKK, encoded by the exons ATGGCA CAACGTTCACATGTACCGAAGTTTGGAAACTgggaaaatgaagataatgTTCCTTACACAATGTATTTTGACAAGGCCAGGAAGGGTCGGACTGGGGGGACGATGATTAATCCAAATGACCCACAGGAGAACCCGGACTTATTTTCTGATTATGAAGCTCAAGCTCCAGCTCCTCCTTCCAAGATCAAAGCTGAACCAGAGAAGCCTCTGGGACAAGAAGCAGTTAGAACAACTTATGAAAGATGGAGGAACAAAGAGGGTGGTGATCTCAGGCAGTCCAGAGACTCGCCAGCACGTCATGATGACATGAGCTGCAGAGCTGCCACCGAGTCTGCTCATCAACGAGGAGGTCGTGTAGCAAGTTCTGGTGAAACATACAAGAAGCCTGTAAGAAACAGTATAGGTTCAGACAACAGTCTTGAACGCTCCCCTATGCATAATCAGGCTAGGAACCCCAGAAGAGGTAGTCTGGATTCATCCTCTCCTTCATGGGAAGGAAAGAGTGTGTATACAAATAGCCATGGTACTCCTGGAAGATCTCGAATGAGGCCAAATCCAAGAGTCGATGAAAGC CCTGACGGAGGAGCTGCATTTCCCAAATTTAGTGATTGGGATAAGAATACTGCATCAGCAGATGGCTATAAtcacatttttaagaaattgcgGGATGAGAGAAGAATTGGGAGTAGTTGGTCATTTGCTGAAAATGTAGCTCTGAGAACAACCCCTGATTTAGAAGTG CCTGATAAAGGGGCTGCAGTTCCTAAATTTGGGGATTGGGATGAGAATAACCCTTCATCAGCTGATGGTTACACTCACATTTTTAACCAAGTGCGAGAGGAGAGAAACAGTGCAGGAAGAGCAGGCATGCAAAGTCCTTCCACGCAGAGAAACTATCAGAGGCCAACTAATAATGACGGTGTCAAG AGTTGTTGCTTTCCTTGGGGCAAGAAATAA
- the LOC102607356 gene encoding oleoyl-acyl carrier protein thioesterase 1, chloroplastic: protein MLKPFCNVTDQAQCRFLGLPSPVPRFRRRYAVVPCSRPMNKPTAPVQVQAIVSDQGSPARLESGPCSLADRLRLGTLTEDGLSYKEKFIVRCYEVGINKTATVETIANLLQEVGCNHAQSVGFSTDGFATTTTMRKLHLIWVTARMHIEIYKYPAWSDVVEIETWCQSEGRIGTRRDWILKDHATGEVIGRATSKWVMMNQDTRRLQKVSDDVREEYLVFCPRELRLAFPEENSSSSRKISKLEDPAQYSRLGLIPRRADLDMNQHVNNVTYIGWLLESMPQDVIDTHELQTITLDYRRECQQDDVVDSLTSAEPFEDAEPVSKLQGTNGSPAITGDKEDNHQFLHLLRLSGDGSEINRGRSVWRKKPAR, encoded by the exons ATGCTGAAGCCATTTTGCAATGTGACGGACCAAGCCCAATGCAGATTCCTGGGCCTACCCAGCCCAGTTCCTCGCTTCCGCCGACGTTACGCCGTCGTTCCATGCTCTCGCCCGATGAACAAACCCACAGCTCCCGTTCAGGTACAGGCGATTGTGTCGGACCAGGGAAGCCCGGCTCGGCTCGAATCCGGGCCTTGCAGCTTGGCGGATCGGCTCCGGCTGGGGACCTTGACGGAAGACGGGTTGTCGTATAAGGAGAAGTTTATAGTGAGGTGTTATGAAGTTGGAATTAACAAAACTGCCACTGTTGAGACCATTGCTAATCTCTTGCAG GAGGTTGGATGTAACCATGCGCAAAGTGTTGGATTCTCAACAgatggatttgcaacaaccACCACTATGAGAAAGCTGCATCTTATATGGGTGACGGCCCGCATGCacattgaaatatataaataccCTGCTTG GAGTGATGTGGTTGAAATTGAGACATGGTGCCAAAGTGAAGGAAGAATTGGAACTAGACGTGATTGGATTCTGAAGGACCATGCCACTGGTGAAGTTATTGGAAGAGCAACGAG CAAGTGGGTGATGATGAACCAAGACACTAGACGGCTTCAGAAAGTTAGTGATGATGTCCGAGAAGAGTATTTAGTTTTTTGTCCTCGAGAACTCAG GTTAGCTTTTCCAGAGGAGAATAGTAGCAGCTCCaggaaaatttcaaaacttgaAGATCCTGCTCAGTATTCCCGGCTAGGGCTTATT CCCAGGAGAGCTGATCTGGACATGAACCAGCATGTTAACAATGTCACCTACATTGGTTGGTTACTTGAG AGCATGCCTCAAGATGTCATCGACACCCATGAACTCCAGACTATCACCTTAGATTACAGACGAGAATGCCAACAGGACGATGTAGTTGATTCCCTAACAAGTGCAGAACCATTCGAGGATGCAGAACCAGTTTCAAAACTTCAGGGAACAAACGGCTCACCTGCCATAACTGGAGACAAAGAGGACAATCATCAATTTTTACACTTGCTGAGACTATCAGGTGATGGCTCGGAGATAAATCGGGGCCGTTCAGTGTGGAGAAAGAAACCTGCCAGATAA
- the LOC102608530 gene encoding uncharacterized protein LOC102608530 → MVREKKLDSFYTRLRESAMASSDSPLLIFPSTSDVDSLCALKIILHVLESDSVRYACYPVSSFQEIHKYAGPNLDSSSETQITILLINWGSHRDLKRVLNLGPKARVFVVDSHRPIHLHNLSDGNDNVVVLYTPDDEQQADLAYDFNVSALAHAIDLGIDDEDSDSDEEDDSESEGEENEGGSRKRRRVDLERGEDPEKVFKRMKREYYRMGTFHGKPSGCLMYDLSHSLRKNTNELLWLACVSLTDQFVHERLTDERYQAGVMELEQHINSSGNLDAVTSVTLKDGTKIRAPESARIAYDDEPRLMLLQEWNLFDSMLCSSYIATKLKTWSDNGMKKLKLLLARMGFALVDCQQKFQYMNLEVKRKMKDEFERFLPEYGLTDFYYRSFLRLHGYSSRVSAADVVYGVTALLESFVTSDGSCASKQFGVAYDALSLSNLDQLKSGMQQAIKVQRAILRQGSAAIMKSGAIRSGRKFRWVKLEDSADTKFLGYPQALTKFCYFLMDALKEKGARMKPLVCACLAQEPNKVLIVGVCGKPRLGALRGNAFGVSFRNAATEIGAEFFHELFESSWIILDRGAVNSFMVRLTEKL, encoded by the coding sequence ATGGTTAGGGAGAAAAAGCTTGATTCGTTCTACACGCGGCTCCGCGAATCGGCTATGGCTTCTTCTGACTCGCCTCTTCTGATATTCCCATCAACGTCTGATGTGGACTCACTCTGTGccctaaaaataattcttcatGTCCTCGAGTCTGATTCGGTCCGTTATGCCTGTTATCCGGTTTCTTCTTTTCAAGAAATTCATAAATATGCGGGACCCAATTTGGATTCTTCTTCTGAAACCCAAATTACGATTCTGTTGATTAATTGGGGTTCTCACCGTGACTTGAAAAGGGTTCTTAATTTAGGCCCCAAGGCACgtgtttttgttgttgatagTCACAGGCCCattcatttacataatttgAGTGATGGAAATGATAACGTGGTAGTGTTGTATACGCCGGATGATGAGCAGCAGGCTGATTTGGCTTATGATTTTAATGTTTCGGCTTTGGCTCATGCGATTGATTTGGGGATAGATGATGAGGATTCGGATAGTGATGAGGAAGATGACAGTGAAAGTGAGGGAGAGGAAAATGAGGGCGGGTCAAGGAAGCGAAGACGAGTTGATTTAGAAAGGGGGGAGGACCCAGAAAAGGTTTTTAAGAGAATGAAGAGAGAATATTATAGAATGGGTACCTTTCATGGTAAGCCATCTGGGTGTTTGATGTATGATTTGTCGCATTCTTTGAGGAAAAATACAAATGAGTTGCTATGGTTGGCTTGTGTTTCGTTGACTGATCAGTTTGTGCACGAGAGGTTGACTGATGAGAGGTACCAAGCTGGAGTTATGGAGCTTGAGCAGCATATTAACAGTTCTGGTAATTTGGATGCTGTTACTTCAGTGACACTCAAAGATGGGACCAAGATTCGAGCACCTGAGTCTGCAAGAATTGCGTATGATGATGAACCAAGACTTATGCTGCTGCAGGAGTGGAATTTATTTGACTCGATGTTGTGCTCTTCGTATATTGCAACTAAGTTGAAGACATGGAGTGACAATGGGATGAAAAAGCTCAAGCTGCTTCTTGCTAGAATGGGATTTGCACTCGTGGATTGCCAGCAAAAGTTTCAATACATGAATCTTGAAGTAAAACGGAAGATGAAAGATGAATTTGAAAGGTTTCTACCTGAATATGGGCTTACTGATTTCTATTACCGGAGTTTCCTGAGGCTACACGGTTACAGCTCCAGGGTATCTGCTGCGGATGTGGTGTATGGAGTTACGGCACTGCTTGAGTCATTTGTAACTTCTGATGGCTCTTGTGCTTCAAAGCAATTTGGGGTGGCATATGATGCATTATCACTGAGCAATCTTGATCAGTTGAAATCTGGAATGCAGCAGGCAATTAAGGTACAGAGAGCAATACTTAGGCAAGGAAGTGCAGCCATTATGAAGAGTGGAGCTATTAGAAGTGGACGGAAATTCAGGTGGGTAAAGCTTGAAGATTCAGCagatacaaaatttttggggTACCCCCAGGCTTTAACTAAATTCTGCTATTTTTTAATGGATGCATTGAAAGAGAAGGGAGCTAGAATGAAGCCTCTGGTATGTGCCTGCTTAGCACAAGAACCAAATAAAGTGTTGATTGTCGGGGTTTGTGGGAAGCCTCGACTTGGCGCCCTCCGAGGAAATGCATTTGGGGTTTCCTTCAGAAATGCAGCTACCGAGATTGGAGCTGAGTTCTTCCACGAGCTCTTTGAATCTTCATGGATCATCTTAGATAGAGGTGCAGTTAATTCTTTTATGGTCAGATTAACCGAGAAGCTCTGA